From Streptomyces cyaneogriseus subsp. noncyanogenus, the proteins below share one genomic window:
- a CDS encoding 2Fe-2S iron-sulfur cluster-binding protein → MGPAPAPTHSAITLQVNGEKYTLSVDHRTTLLDALRERLDLTGTKKGCDQGQCGACTVLLDGRRAVSCLQLAVAAEGREITTIEGLADGERLHPVQQAFLDLDGYQCGYCTPGQICSAVAVIEEHAAGWPSAATDDVRPEAGPPELTAEEIRERMSGNLCRCGAYVSIVQAVARAAGAEEAAV, encoded by the coding sequence ATGGGCCCAGCCCCCGCGCCGACGCACAGCGCCATCACCCTCCAGGTCAACGGCGAGAAGTACACGCTCTCCGTCGACCACCGCACCACCCTCCTCGACGCCCTGCGCGAGCGCCTGGACCTGACCGGCACCAAGAAGGGCTGCGACCAGGGCCAGTGCGGCGCCTGCACGGTCCTGCTCGACGGCCGCCGCGCGGTGTCCTGCCTGCAACTGGCGGTGGCCGCCGAGGGCCGCGAGATCACCACGATCGAGGGCCTGGCCGACGGCGAGCGGCTGCACCCGGTGCAGCAGGCCTTCCTCGACCTCGACGGCTACCAGTGCGGTTACTGCACACCGGGCCAGATCTGCTCGGCCGTGGCGGTGATCGAGGAGCACGCGGCGGGCTGGCCCAGCGCCGCCACCGACGACGTACGGCCCGAGGCGGGACCGCCGGAGCTGACCGCCGAGGAGATTCGGGAGCGGATGAGCGGCAACCTGTGCCGCTGCGGCGCCTACGTGTCGATCGTCCAGGCCGTCGCGCGGGCCGCCGGTGCCGAGGAGGCGGCCGTATGA
- a CDS encoding TetR/AcrR family transcriptional regulator encodes MRQPKESSPLRSDAQRNRERILEAALAELTRCAEAPLSAIAKKAGVGQGTFYRNFPNRESLVLEVYRYEMQQVADAAAQLLATREPERALREWMDRLARFAMTKAGLADAIRQATSAPGSPAKPGPTPMVAAAELLLRAGEEAGVIRPGVSGDDFFLVIAGLWQIDPREDWQPRATRLLDLIMDGLRVGAPGR; translated from the coding sequence GTGCGGCAGCCGAAGGAGAGTTCTCCTCTGCGCTCGGACGCGCAGCGCAACCGCGAGCGCATCCTGGAGGCGGCGCTGGCCGAGCTGACGCGCTGCGCGGAGGCCCCGTTGAGCGCCATCGCCAAGAAGGCGGGCGTCGGGCAGGGCACGTTCTACCGGAACTTCCCCAACCGCGAGTCGCTCGTCCTGGAGGTCTACCGGTACGAGATGCAGCAGGTGGCCGACGCGGCGGCGCAGTTGCTGGCGACCCGGGAGCCCGAGCGGGCGCTGCGCGAGTGGATGGACCGCCTGGCCCGTTTCGCCATGACCAAGGCGGGCCTGGCGGACGCCATCCGCCAGGCCACCAGCGCCCCGGGCAGCCCCGCGAAGCCGGGGCCCACCCCGATGGTGGCGGCGGCCGAACTCCTGCTGCGGGCGGGCGAGGAGGCCGGTGTCATCCGTCCCGGAGTCAGCGGCGACGACTTCTTCCTCGTCATCGCCGGCCTGTGGCAGATCGACCCCCGCGAGGACTGGCAGCCGCGTGCCACCCGGCTGCTGGATCTGATCATGGACGGTCTGCGGGTGGGGGCACCCGGCCGCTGA
- a CDS encoding GDSL-type esterase/lipase family protein: MRRTHPTRLPILPVLGLLAALLLPLGAVLAPSAAAAPPAAAADPVRIMPLGDSITGSPGCWRAVLWNRLQSTGYTDIDFVGTLGPQGCGQAYDGDNEGHGGELVTNVADGNLLPARLAATRPDIVVMHFGTNDVWSNVSPDRILAAYTKLVAQMRAANPATRILVAQLLPMNPGTCAECAQRVVTLNARIPDWARATSTAASPVTVVDQWTGFSTATDTYDGVHPNASGDAKIAARWYPALAALLDAGTPGGPEEPGEPGGGGPACTTAFRAVSTWRGGYQGEVTVTNASTAPVSGWTVTVAPSGGARVTQVWNGGLTTAADGTATVASTAWNGTLAPGASTTFGFIATTSDTAGTPSATVGCTARAATS; encoded by the coding sequence ATGCGCAGGACCCACCCCACACGCTTACCGATCCTCCCGGTTCTCGGCCTGCTGGCCGCCTTGCTCCTGCCCCTCGGGGCGGTGCTCGCCCCGAGCGCCGCGGCGGCACCGCCGGCCGCGGCGGCGGACCCGGTGCGCATCATGCCGCTGGGCGACTCGATCACCGGTTCCCCGGGCTGCTGGCGGGCGGTGCTGTGGAACCGGCTGCAGAGCACCGGCTACACGGACATCGACTTCGTCGGCACCCTCGGCCCCCAGGGCTGCGGCCAGGCGTACGACGGCGACAACGAGGGCCACGGCGGCGAGCTGGTGACCAACGTGGCCGACGGGAACCTGCTGCCGGCGCGGCTCGCCGCGACGCGTCCCGACATCGTTGTCATGCACTTCGGGACGAACGACGTCTGGAGCAATGTCTCCCCGGACCGCATCCTGGCCGCCTACACCAAGCTGGTCGCGCAGATGCGGGCCGCCAATCCGGCGACGAGGATCCTCGTCGCGCAGCTCCTCCCCATGAACCCCGGCACCTGCGCGGAGTGCGCCCAGCGCGTCGTCACGCTCAACGCGCGCATCCCCGACTGGGCCCGGGCGACGAGCACCGCGGCCTCCCCGGTGACCGTCGTCGACCAATGGACCGGCTTCAGCACGGCCACCGACACCTACGACGGTGTGCACCCCAACGCCTCGGGCGACGCCAAGATCGCCGCCCGCTGGTACCCGGCCCTGGCCGCGCTGCTCGACGCGGGCACACCGGGCGGCCCCGAGGAACCCGGCGAGCCGGGCGGTGGCGGGCCCGCCTGCACCACGGCCTTCCGGGCCGTCTCCACCTGGCGGGGCGGCTACCAGGGCGAGGTCACGGTGACCAACGCCTCCACCGCCCCCGTCTCCGGCTGGACCGTCACCGTCGCACCGTCCGGCGGCGCACGGGTCACCCAGGTCTGGAACGGCGGCCTCACCACGGCCGCCGACGGAACGGCCACGGTCGCGAGCACCGCCTGGAACGGCACGCTCGCACCGGGGGCGAGCACCACCTTCGGCTTCATCGCCACCACCTCGGACACGGCCGGCACGCCATCGGCGACCGTCGGCTGCACGGCACGCGCCGCCACCTCCTGA
- a CDS encoding cellulase family glycosylhydrolase, which yields MRSPTATVPRLAAVMTAVLGLLLPLLALVTPAHAAPTGFRVENGRLLEASGNDFVMRGVNHAHTWYPDRISSLAHIKAKGANTVRVVLSSGDRWTRNDTADVANVVGQCKQNRLICVLEVHDTTGYGEQSGAVTLSRAADYWISVQSALTGQEDYVIVNIGNEPYGNTNYANWTADTKAAVQKLRNAGFDHTIMVDAPNWGQDWAFTMRDNAASVFAADPDRNTVFSIHMYGVFDTAAEVGDYLDRFVAAKLPVVVGEFGHDHSDGNPDEDAILSVTQQLGLGYLGWSWSGNGGGVEYLDMVTNFDPNQLTSWGQRLFNGPNGIAATAKEAAVYSASGGDTTAPTAPGTPAASAVTSSSVTLSWSAATDANGVTGYDVVRIGGGAETVVATTTGTSATVTGLAPATSYTFAVYARDAAGNRSQRSGTVAVTTSSSGGSPAACGVVYKVTGQWPGGFQGEIVVRNTGTSAINGWTLRWTFPDSQRVTNLWGGTAAQEGAAVTVTSAPYTASIPAAGSVTLGFTASRGTANPSPTAFALNGAACTVG from the coding sequence ATGAGATCCCCCACCGCCACCGTCCCCCGCCTGGCCGCCGTCATGACCGCCGTGCTGGGGCTGCTCCTGCCGCTGCTCGCCCTCGTCACCCCGGCCCACGCGGCGCCCACCGGCTTCCGCGTCGAGAACGGCCGGCTGCTGGAGGCGTCCGGAAACGACTTCGTGATGCGCGGCGTCAACCACGCCCACACCTGGTATCCGGACCGGATCAGCTCCCTCGCCCACATCAAGGCCAAGGGCGCCAACACCGTCCGCGTGGTCCTCTCCAGCGGTGACCGCTGGACCCGCAACGACACCGCGGACGTGGCGAACGTCGTCGGCCAGTGCAAGCAGAACCGCCTGATCTGCGTCCTGGAGGTGCACGACACCACCGGCTACGGCGAGCAGAGCGGAGCCGTCACGCTCTCCCGCGCCGCCGACTACTGGATCAGCGTGCAGAGCGCCCTGACGGGACAAGAGGACTACGTCATCGTCAACATCGGCAACGAGCCGTACGGCAACACCAACTACGCGAACTGGACCGCCGACACCAAGGCGGCCGTGCAGAAGCTGCGGAACGCCGGATTCGACCACACGATCATGGTGGACGCGCCCAACTGGGGCCAGGACTGGGCGTTCACCATGCGCGACAACGCCGCCTCGGTGTTCGCGGCCGACCCGGACCGCAACACGGTCTTCTCCATCCACATGTACGGCGTCTTCGACACCGCGGCCGAGGTCGGCGACTACCTCGACCGCTTCGTCGCCGCGAAGCTGCCCGTCGTGGTGGGCGAGTTCGGGCACGACCACTCCGACGGCAACCCCGACGAGGACGCCATCCTGTCGGTGACGCAGCAGCTCGGCCTCGGTTACCTCGGCTGGTCCTGGAGCGGCAACGGCGGCGGGGTCGAGTACCTGGACATGGTCACGAACTTCGACCCGAACCAGCTCACCTCGTGGGGGCAGCGGCTCTTCAACGGCCCGAACGGCATCGCCGCCACGGCCAAGGAGGCCGCCGTCTACTCCGCCTCCGGCGGCGACACCACCGCACCGACCGCCCCCGGCACCCCGGCCGCCTCCGCGGTGACGTCCTCGTCCGTCACCCTGTCCTGGTCCGCCGCCACCGACGCGAACGGCGTCACCGGCTACGACGTCGTCCGGATCGGCGGCGGGGCGGAGACCGTCGTCGCCACCACCACGGGCACCTCCGCCACCGTCACCGGCCTGGCGCCGGCCACCTCGTACACCTTCGCCGTGTACGCCCGCGACGCCGCCGGCAACCGCTCCCAGCGGTCCGGCACGGTCGCGGTGACCACCTCCTCCTCCGGCGGTTCGCCTGCCGCGTGCGGGGTCGTCTACAAGGTCACCGGTCAGTGGCCCGGCGGCTTCCAGGGCGAGATCGTGGTGCGCAACACCGGCACCTCGGCGATCAACGGCTGGACCCTGCGCTGGACCTTCCCCGACAGCCAGCGCGTGACCAACCTGTGGGGCGGTACGGCGGCGCAGGAGGGCGCGGCGGTCACCGTCACGTCCGCCCCGTACACGGCGTCCATCCCCGCGGCGGGCTCCGTCACCCTCGGCTTCACGGCCTCCCGGGGGACCGCGAACCCCAGCCCCACCGCGTTCGCCCTGAACGGCGCCGCCTGCACCGTGGGCTGA